The sequence TTTGAAATTAGTCTCCCTGCTTCATCTGGCACATGGTTCCGAGTGGAGCTCAGCGTTGCTGCGCTTGGGCCTGGAGGACAGGCAGCAAAGCATGATTTGAGGTACGCCTGACCTCACTAAACAACGTATTCCTCTTAGCTGTGGGAAGCTAGTGACATTAGTGCTGTTTTGGGGCTGTGTGGCAGTGGGAGTGAATAAGTTGGTTCTGAGGAAAGGGTCAAGCCCCCCTCTCTCAGTGGGAGCTTCCCTGGGAGGCGCTGTGTGTTCTGCTTTACCGGGCTGCAGCCAGAAGTAGGCTTCTCTGAGCCTTGTCTGTCTGCGTAGCCTGCTTTGAGACAAGAAACCTTTTTGGTGGCTCCTGTTACTTGGAGACCTACCTAGGGAGGGGGGGGAGACCTAgtgttaaaaaaggaaaaaagctttgtgACTAACAAGCCTATGGTAATGGCTGATTGGCAGATGCAAGCTGGCTTGCAAGGGTGCCTTCTGTGGCAGCTGATTAATCAGTACCTGTGCCCTGCTCTTGTTACACTGGCTCAAATCACCTCATTGTCAGCTTACATTCCATAGTGGGTGGGAGATGCCAGTGAGGTGGCAGCTGTGGCCTAGGATTCTCTGGCAGAGGGTTGGGACAGGCAGCTGGCCTGACTCAGCCCTTCCTCTAGCATGAAGCCGCCAACATGTTTGAGTCTTCCAGAGCTGGTCTGTGCCGTAGCCCGAGCAGAGTGCTAGGCTTGCCTCGGGAGGGACTAACTCCTGCGGTTTGGCCCTGCAGGGACTGGTCGTTACTCAGCTGGACATCCAGCCCGGGGAGTGCATCAAGGTCAAAGGGAAGATCCTGTCTGATGCTAAAGGGTGAGTGAGGGGATGGTGGATGGATTGATACTTGAAGCCAAATACGTGGCTTTTTGGCCTTTGCTAACTCGATgctatgcaaaagaaaatgagggaaaaaaaaaaaagaaaccttgaCACTGGTTGCAGTGGGAATGGCTGTTTCCTGCCCTGGGTGAGCCTATGTGTGGTTTCTTCCTTGTGAGATGAACTAATTCTCCTTTACCCAGTGGAAGACTTGCTACGTATGGCAACCTGAACCTTTGGTAGCGCTTGGTTGTTACTAAGCAGTTGGAACTGGCTTGGCACTGGGAAGCCTGAGCTCCTGCTGTAATCAGCTTGTCAGCACTGGGTAGCTGAGGCTCCTGCACCAGCACTGCCTCTCTGTTTCCCCAGGTTTGCTGTGAACGTGGGAAAGGACAGCAGCACCCTCATGCTGCATTTCAACCCTCGCTTCAACTGCCACGGGGATGTCAACACCGTTGTATGCAATTCTAAGGAGGATGGCACCTGGGGTGAAGAGGACAGGAAGGCTGACTTTCCCTTCCAGCAAGGTGACAAAATCGAGGTGAGGTTCTGGTACAGAGCACCAAGGGGCCCAGGGTATGGCTTTATAATGCTGCCTTGTACATCTGTGGTGAAGGAGCAGGTGTGGAAACAGGAATAATCAATGGGGGAAGAGTCTCACAACTAAAACCAGCTGTCTAGACCTGCTCTGCTCAAGTCAATGACCAACAGCTCAGATGTGTTAAGTGCTCTGCTCTGGCCTTCCTTTGCAAGCCAACAAGTATGAGCAATTAAAATGCTGACCTGAGATTCGGACCAGGTCTGCCTCATCCCTTTGTTGCAGAAGCTTGGAGCTAGACTTGGGACATCACAAAGGAGCTTCCTCCCCTCTGTGGCtttgctgggcagggaggagactGAGCTAGTGAGCATGGCCTTGACACCAGCAGCCATTTCACCTGTACCACACCCAGACTGGTGGTAGTGGGGAGGGAGGCTTGTGAGCTGTGATGTGTTAGCCTTCCTTCTTCTGGCTCTCTACAGATTTGCATTTCCTACAATGAAACGGAAGCAACGGTGAAGGTGCCCGAGGCGGAGTTCCAGTTTCCTAATCGGCTGGGCATGGAGAAAATTGAATACCTGGCTGTGGAGGGTGACTTTAAAGTTAAAGCCATTAAGTTCAGCAATGAGCTATagcttggtttgttttgtgttctcCCCTGTGCTTAGTGAAATAAACCCAAACTTGCAATggctgcttcctctgctgttttctgctctaATCTGCTTGCTCCTGTGTGCGCTACAGGGGTGGGCATGGGAAGGGTTGTGTGTCAATCTGTGTGCCTACTTGCACTGCAGCCTTGCAGCTGGTACAGAGTTAGACCATGTGCCAGGCAAAGCATGATTTACTGTGAGTAAAGCTACTGTAGCAGTAGTTGCTCCCTTGACCCTGTTTGCTGCAGTGAGTGGTCACTGGCTATTTGGTTTCTAAACTCTGGGATTAGTCCCAGCTGGGGAATAATAAACTCAAATAAGTGTATGCTGGGCACCTGTTGTGCCATCTCTGACCAAAAAGTGCTGATCACATCCCCTTGCTGAGGGTGAGGGACTGACAGGGACCAGGGCATAGCTTGTGCTCttgcaaacagctttgctttccaaGAACATGCTCGGCAGTTGAGTGTGGTGTAGGCTGGCACAAAAAGGAGTAGAGCAGGCAAGTCAGACTAACTGTACTTGCCAGGGGAAAAGACTGGAAGGTGAAGCCTGTCAGTGCTTAGGTGTGAGGTCTTTGATGATCCAGTCAGTCTGTGCTACTTCATGAACTGATGTTTTGATGCTGTCAGAGACCCAGTATCATTTTGTACCATGGAGCTGGTGGCTTAGCAACATCTCAGGTATAGGTGATGAGCCAGGTAGTAGCCCAACACCTGGCTGCTAAGCTCCAGCTGAGGGCTGTATTCAACAAGGCTACTAGAGATATTAACTCCTGAGTGCACCAAGCACAACTAGTTGCAGTTAggcagacaaaaaagaaaaaagcttaaCAGTCTCCTCTGCTTACAACCTCTTTGCTCTGCTTGTGCAATGCCTTGGAGTGTGTCTGCTACTGCTgttccccagctgcctgctagCCGTGCCTACCCATGACAGGGCTGGAGGTGGGGCTGCTGCAGCGTTTCAGGATCTGATAAAAGGTAAAGAAGTCCTGCCTGCTGTGGAGAGTTGGGAGCCTGGGCAGGGTGCCCAGGTTAGGGTGCTGGCTCTGTGACTGCTGAAGCTACCAGCAGTGCTGCCCCAGAGCAGTTCAGCTGGTAACTGACTGTGCTAGTGAGGTCTTCCCTTAGCCGGTGCTGCTGAAGTGGTGGAATTTGACTCCTGTTGGCTAATCTCTCTCAGCAGGGCTGTTCTAGACTAGGGCTGCATTTGCTGCACCTTTGAACAGCTGAGCAGTTGGGCCAGCTGCTTGGGTAGTGGCAATACCACTCTGCACAGTACCTCAGCCATTTGAAGATTTTTATGGAGAAGCTGACAGGCTGCAAGCCTGTTGCCTTCTGGCCAGCACGATTGGTGCACAGCTGTACTGCAGCAGGTGCCGGAGGGCTGGATATGCCCGTGAGTGATGGGGGGTGGATTTTCTTTGGAGGGCAGACCCTCTTGTTCTACTGAtgtccttttctctctgctgtttgaTAACCCTCATTATGGAGGCCTTGCAGCTCTGCCAGAAGGGCATGAGTTGTAGCTGTGTCTTGCCAGGCAGCCTTTGGGCACAGACATGGTGACTGTGGATAGTCAGGGCTCTTCCTCTTTGCTCTCCCAAGCTGATGCAGCTAATCATAGTAAGGGACCTGGTGTGCAAATAAGCAGGAGGCTTTCTGGGCACCTGTCCTGCTGGGGagggttgtgtgtgtgtctggggaACACACCAAAGGGCTCTGCTGCAGTACCAATGTTCAGCAAAAGTTTCTGCTCTGCACCTACTAGGAGGGTGGGCAAGGGGTTGCTGCAACCTACCTCCTATGTGGGAGAAGGACAGATGTGCCCTgcgtggcagggggctggctgcaggactATCTCATTTGACACCAACAAGGGCACAGATAATAGTGCTTATAATTCCTGTTCTGCATATACTGTGTTATTTACAGTATAGGATGTTTTTACTAGGCAAAGGATAAGACCAGTCTTGCTGATGCTTTGCCTCATCAAGTAAGtcttgaggatttttttttttgaaggctATTGGtacttggggtggggggttggggaAAAGAGGATGGCCTTTGTCTTGTTTTCCCCTCTATCCCTGCTACGTTAGCTGCCTGAAGGTAAGCTAAGTGATGAAGCATACAAGTGCTTTAAAGTTAAACAAGACTTTATGTTGCAGAGGCACAGGGGAGCTTACAGCTGGTCCCTTTGCTGTCCCTGTTCCTGGCTGCCCTGATTAAATGAGCTTTATGTCTCTCGGCACTGACAAAAACAATGCTGATGTTGTTTTTGCCTGTTAAGCTGGCAGTCCTGATTTCTAGGTAGGTTAGCTACAAGTGTCCCTGACTGCTATGCTCAGGCTACAAACAGTGCCTTCCTGGGGGCTACCCCTTTCTCGTACTTTCCACAAGAGTTAATTTTGGCTTATTCTGCTTTCTAATGCTGGCAGCTCCCACTAAGGAGACCACAAAACAGGAGAAAGGGTAGGAAGGAAGCATGCCTTTGCCAGCTCTTCCTGcctcttcagttttgttctccCATGTCCCAGAGCCATAAATAATCCTGTTCCTATAAGTAAGACCGGTAAACAGGCAGAGTAAATGCGAAGTACCCTGGCTGGCTCCTAGACTGATGACAAGACTTGGGCTAGAGCAATCGGGAACGCAAGAATGCtatgccctgctgcaggcagagggtcACAGTGAATGTAAAAGCAGGGCTTGTCCCTGCTGTGTATGCTTTCCTGGAAGTGCAAAGTGAACTCAGCTTGTCAGTACCTCTGTGAAGACCCTGAGCCCTGCTTGCTTTGGGGAGGAGCAGAAAGCACCACAGCATGACCTAACAgtgtggggtttcttttttatttatttaaatcctGCATCATGTGTAGTCAGTCTTGCAGTGCAGCATCACATCCTGACAGGAGCCAACAGCCTACAGGAAGAATCTGCCCCTTGGTTGCCTGAACACTGAGACTGAAGTGGTGGTGGAGGAAACAATACTGATCCCTATTGAGAGGGATGCATTTGCTAAATCTTGCAAGTCTGCTGACCTGTActctgcctccatccctggctGTTCACCAGGAATCAAAGCTCTATCACTTGATTTCCTTACAGGGTCATGGCAGGGAAAATTTGACCTTGAAAACCCTGCAAAATAGCTGCAAGCCTTTGTGTTACAACATGGAGATTTAGATTGGGTACtaagaaaaacttcttcagggtggtcaagcactagaacaggctgcccagggatgtggttgagtcaccgtccctggaggtatttagaagaTGTGTACATGTGGAACTTGGGGACATGGGGTCGAGTTAGTAATATTAGGataatggttggactcaatgatcttaagggtcttttccaacctaaatgattctatgaacacAAATTAAGTGATGTATGTTAACACCTCATGTCTAGGAAGAGTAGAACAAATACCCAGTTGAAGAAGAGATTAATTTGGAAACAGTAGATGTGACAGGAATTAAAATCTCATGCAAGACCTAGAAGAACAGTGATGGCTAAGAAAGACCAGCAGCTTTGTCTCCTCAAAAAATAACTTCTCCCTAAGCAATTCACATTAACTTCACTTGACAGAAATAGGCCATCCAAGTGACCCTGTAGCAACACAAGCATGCCACACTGTTCAGCACAGTCTCAAAAGACAGTTGCAGGACACTGTGCACCTAGAAACCGTGCATGGTGTATGTGCAGCATGTAGGAGAGTGCTAGGGAAGCTGACGGGCAATCCAGATAGTGGTGGGGCATGGGAAGCCGGCTGGGTCACTTACCACTGGAATTTACAAGCAAAATGGTGCAAGACAACTTATTCTGAACAATGGATATAAGAGACTAACTGACATCTGTTGTACAAAATGAAAAGGTGATCACCAGCCAGCTTGCAAGAGCTCTCTGTGCTGGTAGTTGTCTTCGTTTGTCTCCTCACCTCCCACTCCTTGGTCTCAGCTTCAACATTTACAAACCAAAGGGAACTTCTGTCGCTTACTTTCAGAAAGCCAGCTTCAAACCATAAGCTGCATTATCTGACAactgctgccccccccccccccaccttctGGTGCAGAGCATGGAAAACCTTAACCACGCAATTCCCCTTTGCTGTAGCATGAGggaggctgggtgctgctggctcaggCTCCTAGTACAGACTGTGGTGAGCTGTCTGTGAGCAGAAGCCAGGTGATGAGGGCAAGTCCTGTCACGCAGCTGGGGACACCACTGGGCCTGCAAGCCATACTGAGATCCCCTGGATGTGTGCACCACCATGCTCACACATGCTGGGGCCCTCCCTCTGAGGACATCCCTGTGGAAACCAAACCCCCAATGCACCTACTTTCCAAGAAAAACTGGGATGTTCTTCCCCCTCAACCCCAACCCGGCTGCTCCACAGGAGACCCAGGCTGAAAAGCCTTCCTAcgtgaggaaaaaaaaaaagtataaaaatatccGATCTACTCACATTTTCTCAGCAGGCTTCAGGCTGAGGTGTGTGTCCTCCTGGCCGGCTGTCCCTCCTTAGCCCTGATGACTACACAGGTGCTAGCTGTATAAAACACACCTGGAGGGGGGGCAGCAAGCCCTGCTATAATTTTTAGCGGTTTTGGTGAGGGTTGGGTGCTGGGATGTGTGTCCCCTGGTGTTCCCTCTGCTGCGCAGAGCTCCCTCCAGCAGTGTGATGTAAAATGGCTCCTTCGTGAGGTAAAATGGCGCCCGCCACAAAACCAGCTGGGGGAGCCAGAAGAAACCTCTGCATAAAGCTACTTTCTCCTCCAAAACCTCCTGCAGTAGCTTCTAATTTTCAAAAGCCATCCTTTCTAGTCTTGCCTGGATCCTTTTTTTAGACACAGCCTTATTTTAGCTCAGCAAAACACCTGTGGCACGACAAGCTCTGCAAAAGCGGGTCCCTGGTGAGCGGTTTCCTCAGTATTTGGTCATGCCTTGACCAGCTTTTATTCTCCCCAGCTGAATTACGtgggggtttttattattatttattttttcattttcatcctaAAAATTCACTCAGTGCTAAAACAAACATGAACAGAAGTACTGCTGGCTTTCCTTGTTTAATTTGAAGGCTATCTGCTCACAGAGCAGAAAGACATGGTCTCAAGCTGCaaatcacagaggaaaaagctgcCCTGCTCACAGGTACcatattttctttacagtgtAGCAGAAAATGAGCCCTTTTCCCTAATCCCAAATCCCAATCCATGCAAGGCTGCACTGACGCCCCTACAAACCCAGCTGAGGGTGATGAGCCTGGCTGGCTCCAGCTCCCCACCATCTCACAACGGGCAacaagaaagcagatttttgcaAGGATTTTTAGCACTAACGTGCAGCAAGCAGCACAAAGGCCACAGCTGCAGTTGGAGAGGCTGTGTTACTGTATGCACATAAGCAACAGCATAACATGCATGTGCATAAGCATCTGGCAAGCACCCTTCCGACTACCTGACACCCCGAATGCAACCTATTTCTGCAGCTTGTATTGCAGAGGGACAGCAGAGTCTGGCCAAGCCAGGCAGGAAAGGACTGCCTCCTAGACTGAGACCACTCTGGCCAcataaataaattcagttgCACAACACGAACGATGTTTGTTCAGTAATGTATTGCTAGAAACCCCCTGTAATACATGAGAGGTGTACGATGCTTAGCTTACATGCAAAGGCACAAGCAATAGTCCTGTAGGAACACAGCCAAACCATAACGCTACACCAGAGTCAGCATGCATCCCCTCTGGAAGGGAtataaaggaagaaacagcTCTTAGGTGAATCAAGGCCAGATGTAAACACTGGCCTGGTGGATGGCTGAATAAGGCATGGAGAAACCTGGGGATCAGGTCTCTAGATAACACCCCTAGTTTGCTCATACTGCTGTAAAGCATAGGCTCTCCAATGAAAAGCTTGCTCTGTTTCACATTTTGCAAATGACAAGTCACTGTTCATGTTAATATTCAGGATTTGCGTGGAGTGAGTATGAAATGCTGTCCAGTTTGGTTTACTTGCTTCTCTTATTTACTGGTCTAAACAACCACGACAGCAGCAGAGTTGTAGAGATGATGAATCAGGCCTGACAAACAAACTGTTTTGGGGCTGTGTGTTTTGACCTTTTTGTTAGGTAAccttcacaaaacattttgatgtATAAACTTACAAGCAACAGACCTTAGCATGTAAACACTCTTCACTAGATTTAGTCTTAAGGAAAGCATCTGACATGAATACTTTGTGACCCTCAATTGCTCAAGGGCTCAGatagaaaataagcaaattgTAAGCCAGATGACTAGATTTTCACGGTGCTTGTATCACGTGGCACAGCATGTGGCAGAGCAGACTGTAGGCACAGCGTATTGCTGTGAACATGTGAGGACTTACAGAGAGCAAGGCTTAAAAGACCTGCTTCAATATCCAGCGCAACAGACAGCATCACCATGCAAGTGCATACCTCATCCTTTCCTGTTCCCCTGTGCTGGGTCTGGGTGCTATGACAGCAATGCAGTCTGATTGTGCCCAAAACCCAGGAAAAGTGCACTCCAGCTCTCTAGTGCCAAGGCGACAGCCTGAGCGGGAGGCTGTGGAATGATGATTTGTATCTGCCTTTTTCCTGAAAGGTCCCTCAGAAACCGGCTGGAAGTTGAAGGTAATAATTTAAGGAATTCTGACTCAGGAAAAATGCTATGTTCCTAACCATGATGTGCAAATGCAACGTAACATAACGGGCAATGGGGTACCGCCTTGCTTTTGCATAACTAGCTTTTACTTTGAACTGGCAACGTATGTCAAAAGTGTAACTGCTTTGTCCTTACTAGGATTTTTCCCCAAACTAGTGCAGTGAGACTGTGTGCTTCACCCTGTGCTGAAGGCATCGACTGTAGCCAGCTGAAAGAGCCAGGTAGCTGTTGCAGGATCCTTCAACAGTCATCGGAATGCTCCAGAGACAGCTTTGGAGAAGGCGCTTGACTCAGGTAATCTGAACTGACTTGGGAGTCTCATCCACTGGTCACCTATGGAGGGAAGCCACACAGGCTGGCCAGCAAACTCAGCCAGTGCAGCTGTCCCTGTGGCAGGGTGGGAGTTAGGGTATTCCATTGCGATATCCCAAACAGATGTTTCCATTCTAAAAATAAGACTAATTTTTAGCAAAAATTCTCACCTGTTGAGAACCACCGTTTGTTGCGAGATGTGTTttgaataatttgtttttaacatgCTTTAATGCCTAGCCTCTGCTGCAGTTGCAAGGGGAAATACCCCAGCTCTGGGATGCACAAGACTGCATTTTGGGGAATGGGTAGCAATGCAAATCATGCTCGCTGTACTTAGCTTACTGGCTTTCTCCACAGCAGCCACATAACTACAGGTACAGATGTAAAAATCTCATGTAGCCAGACCCAAAATTCAGATTTGTTTCAGTAAGTTTACAAGGACTAGACAGTAAGTGTAAAATGCTGCCCATGGTATTCCTGGCCCATGAAATCATGTCACCACTTCGGGAAATGAGTTTCCATTATACTCtggtttttaaaacacaagGGAAAAGCAAGGTGGGATAAGGAGCAATGAATAGGATGCCCTTTTTGCCAAAGGTGCTGAGAAGTAAATCTGTTGGTTTGGCTAATATTTAATTACCTTTAAATACATGTTAAGATGTGCTTCTACCAAACTCAGCAAACCCTGCAGTCAGGAGAGCAATTTTTGAACAAAGTTAGTTGTGTGAAGACAGTTTCCCTAATGATAAACTTACCAGCACTTTGAACAGAAATACGGGctttaaaactcatttttcacCTGGACACCTAAGCTGttataaaaatgtaagtaaCTATCACTTGCCCCATTAGTTGATGCTTGTGTGTACAGTGGGATCATGTGTAGGACGTTCATCATCAGCCCCCAAACGTGCTGGACCACAGAGTCATGCCAAACGTCTGAATTTCCTGTAAACCACCGTGAACTCTTAACCTCCAAATTTTTGGCTGGAAACCcaacaaaagaaaccattttACACACTACTTAGTAAAGCCTTATATACCACCACCACAAAGCTGGCCAACAGCCTGCCACTTGGAAACACTTGACTCATAGCGTAATGCCAGCATGCAGAGTGACGATTACCATCAATCATGCATCCCGTGTAGGAAAAGGTGGCTGGACCTCGCAGCGTGCACAGCCCAAGGTGCTCCCCAAGAAGTCTGTGCTGGTTCCCGGAGCGCACAGGCAGGCCCTGTTTGGACGGGAGGCTCTTCCTGACCTGAGGGTAGGCTGCAtgactttctttttcaggaaagaacTTACTAAATGGAAAATGCCCTCCTGGCTGGTCTCAGGCTGTTCACAAAGGCCTGCCAGATTTGCCACGTCTTTTTGATTTGTCTTAAGCATGGGATGGAGaggtggctgaaaaaaaaaccccagaattaAAACAACttataaatataataaactgAAGTACTGTGTAGGATGGATGTTTTTCAGGAAGAACTGAATGTTTTGATTGGCTTGAAACAGCTCCCCTCACTGTCTTTCTGAAACTCCATTCAAATAAGTAATTATTCTTGAGTCACCccaaaaatacttttccctCCAATTTTGTTTTTGATTCAGCTATTAAGCATAAAAATCAGGTCCCCTGCTTAGGATTCTCATGAAACGCTGTAGGACCCTGAACAGCATTCAAGTTCAGAAGTAATGAAAAGGATGTTTGTTGTCAACACAGGTAATTGCCTCGCTGCTTCTTGAGCCATTCCATAACCAGGTAGATTTTCTTTTGGCTGTTGGAGAACTGATGCTTCGTATGACAGAAGGGCATTGGCACTTTCTTTAGTCTGCCAAGCTGCTCGTGGAAGAGCTGTGATGtgagctattaaaaaaacaagggGATTTAAAACTAGTGCTGAAAGCAATGAATGTTGCAATTTTCAGTCACATACTAGAGTTGAAATTCGAAAAGCCACTTAAGTGAAATCCCTGCTCTGGTCCTGGTGGCAAGATAGGATGGGATGCACAATGCAACACCCTGGAGAAAGGATAAACCTGaactgtggctgcagcaggaaatCCCTGCAAGGTTAGAAGAGAGGCAACCTGAATGTGGCTCATCAGCCACAGTGGTCATCTGTTCGTGCAGCTTCTAGCCATTTCATTCAGACAGTGATGCAGCTTGTTAGAGAGGAAAGCACGTTCCATACAGAAAAGGGGGTTTGCCCCGATGTGCTTTGCTGACTGCAAATGGGCAGCAATTCTCCAGCACTTGGTTAAGTCGATACAGTAAAGTTCAGTCAGGCAAATTTAGTTACCCCAGGCTGCCCTGACTAGAAAATAATCCAATAGTCTTTATGGTAGGGTCTTGTCTATCTAACCAGGGTGCACATTATCATCACATGTGCATGATTTCTGTGGGTAGGAAGAGAATATTGGATTTCGAGTTAATGCCTCTTCTAGCTTGTAAAATCATTTCTGATGAAGTGGGGTCAGACAAATGAGGTATTGCTGTATGAAAAAAGTCCTATTCCACATCATCCCTTCACAAAAACAGGCCTAGAAATAATGTCATCAGCTATCCCTCTCACAGCTCACGGAAATGCATTCAGGCTGCAACAATAACACAGACCACGAGTGAGATTATTCAAAACAATGACAGACTCTGTGCCACGCTCCCACAGTCAGTCCAGACCCGAGTTTGTTGCTTCATGCTAACGTGGACTCCTGAGATGCAGGTTCTCATAAACACATATTTAAACTCCAGAATCAGAGAATCACGAGATCCAGAAGAGGACAGATTGTATTTTCCTGGTCAAAATCTCCTTCACAAGGCCACTGAAGGGTATATTTAACATGTGTTGAAACAGGTTGAAACTTCTTCTGGTAGCcctttattatattaaaaaacaacaacaacagcaacaaaaccacgAAGAGATGTTCCAAGCTAATGCATGACTATCTTTGGGGTTCCCTCTTTTTGTTAAGGttttcataaaatacaaaattaaatgtcttttctacATACAGAACAAAGTAGAATCAAGTAACTGATTAGAGTATGTACAAAACCTTACACattctgtcttgtttttaaaaaatataaatatcaatAATGTTCAGTAGAAtgggttggttttatttttaaggcttcATTCTTTTAGATCCTTCATTATTTAATGAGGCGCCAGGTAGgcaggaaagggagggaagagaggaggtcatgttttttattaaaggtAATGCATTTAATTCTTGTGAGCCTCTTCCTTATCTCTGGCAGGAGGAGATTTTCCCCCACATTGATTTAAGTTTCCAGGAAGCAGAggtggaaggaaaggaaaataaaacctttagtattgctatttttttccttcattaaaatcttgttttaaacCTGTCTCTGTTCATTGTCTTTGTAGAGAACCATCTGCCCAGTACTTGGATTAAATAGACTTGAGCAGGAGGACTGTATCCCAGGTCCACCTGGGAAAGGTTAGAGTGAGGAAGAGACTGCTGGAGGTGTTTTACCACCGACCCCGGCGGAGGTAGCAAATGCTGCAGCtagggcagctgctgctgttgcatcCCTGGGCGTGAAGTCTGTGGGGAGGCTTTCCATCAGGCACTTGAGCTGTTCCTGACCCAGTTTGATTTTATCGTCTAGCTCTCGCTGCTCTATGAGGAGCGCGGACTTCATCTTTACAAAGTGCTGGTAATCCTGGAGCTGTTCCTCAGAGAGGTAGTTGCCCAGGATCTCCAAGACCACTCGTTCTCGGCGGTCAAGGTTTTCCTTCAGTTCCCGGGCATCTTCATGCTGGCCAGCCAGCAGTTTCCTCTTCTCGTTCAGCGAACTCTGCACACACCAGAGAGAGCGCTTCAGTATCAGCAGCACCAAACTCACTGAttcccccctctccttcctcccgACACCATGTTTGCTGCCTCTGGGGGAGGTGGGATGGCTGCTAAGCTCCCAGAAACGCAGTCAAAAGCGTG comes from Falco naumanni isolate bFalNau1 chromosome 1, bFalNau1.pat, whole genome shotgun sequence and encodes:
- the LOC121084481 gene encoding 16 kDa beta-galactoside-binding lectin → MEQGLVVTQLDIQPGECIKVKGKILSDAKGFAVNVGKDSSTLMLHFNPRFNCHGDVNTVVCNSKEDGTWGEEDRKADFPFQQGDKIEICISYNETEATVKVPEAEFQFPNRLGMEKIEYLAVEGDFKVKAIKFSNEL